The Vanessa cardui chromosome 9, ilVanCard2.1, whole genome shotgun sequence genome has a window encoding:
- the LOC124532524 gene encoding uncharacterized protein LOC124532524 yields MDDSFNNVLEGTRQYFMGIPKQAQDGNGHQMWPGGNSTEEGTPALSGAPTPTSRPPSAAAAPPLTSASSSVVAPPRPPSEPIEPEAHIIHKATVMREAAEKRREQPEIEDEEEIMGALSPPSHIIRKPTHHTLPSPAPAPAVPSPSPARPTSEAPLLPMSGQDQMDHSAQYRPSVHRVQTPTARSAEHYTPGRTLDHYSVSRPPEPFPRYQYEPNLSENGRNSHGPPIASPQPSVMQRQSPQTYARISSTMPQHTMNRYNESSNPNNNAQRYSLPNSQAPPPHNDRVPPIHHPQHLPPTKRLTTIDNRTGQVYSSVPQRRDSPSFTRQTAQYERHPSLPQRKYDPQQAYSGYRPTPTVPVPIPNRRIDTHHQVTYKHGALDVMNSHYAAKSLDRVQSQSQLQPHEVPRLPARGEYISKGRSVDSRNNYHYPTPSTSAVRYATVQAAQNNSSSHSQSQPRTSYRTAVAPKTNYDYSNTNHVQISPSRSTAKPGYPSQQARMTVSVTSLVNQMNQTKQKRESPLDLSVKTVKNSADSSTTQDDVIDSVSMKNDNIPIQTRPTSSSRNPLVPGYVASHKVDFAPDFAQYRERNISQGYSALHNIHHPLRYNGAYTSPRPVADTYPVEPRHQIHTEHKYNGPVSGTEYVPRIDLTTQGGDDRYPESRIRDDRQLIIEDRKRPAGAIVSNIPEKIVRYETWTSDSRIDHHMNQSAREQRELMSQPVYSYASHKRFEAYQNDQKRSASANSYREHHSHPRYSSNAYPEIVNRETSDQTAHYHDRIPSSNNRHIIQKIPSHRDLHSHHVDSHNSIQPADKKVLSILRNSLETKQTGYLESAKSARQIPDLIVIDDVDDSVIEITDISTENEVDATLNSNNINTLNQNTLGFGNHIKMPKAVDSISRDSDYQKFDSPDSKRKSPENDVASRIRTKAELKVMPQENATKMDTKTHSLSTENDKNKPLPKSQKQHLFNQIREDNLRLESVIKNEKPIDIVPEVKIEPMNIDEIEKDAVIQVKSESILENINLLEHNTSKEEFDIDWANACDNFMEQLKTGCHKKKNCRKRTNTSDQESDHKTEEPPKDDVSESQSEMLVTDLPSIIEIKKEPIDEDELKSESEKCAVSPQPDTSAKPKQKERPEKNKNDKKNDNDKCNRIKITSKNKHKSPKKDSSARSLSIKTEVVEEEPIKSDIKEELESTDDDEPLIKSKLLKDKQRNLKYQLLKDLSEKSAYVKLECCDEQMNASVRRSLDSTSKEQEKQSKGKSTRQVSRSKGKSLSIDNMKKDRTNNDSSSDSDDALSVASRLRVRKNIKTDDNKGSSNQKHVKSSPKKMDSSGNNSPLLRKPFGDGSDFYPGWQEELYKYKRSLRMPTSLIAIPRGRSGGPFPKGSVQFTRGSTSLPDLDPVPLSPAPSSAPSVATDELYRRPDKHNLDSDLESNSSCSAVNKLHYDSEASTSTVFSAAKKKSSSIVDVLIQKCGKREESKKKFKGKDDKTAKIIPKTSNFAELLPTPSLGLVKNGNKGGLSAKKEKLMEDIFYLGAFRKETVTMFRTAFIKDTDGLIGATEEFAPVVLKSRTRTESRVLKQRATIKEVFGDDRPASAPPTSCREDINQENEEELPIPIKKEPELKPKFKTKKMVKEKLKRRSSSIRDGLRSTKSLKTNDAKGRLMRLKKRNSLLKSFAHKRRKEMSSSKLKKDVNPTLNDKENSKEEGTSPGTTEGNTKRRLKRLFGRRKFSSGFDYIRKKKKIIRRENNAPKVRRSAPKPCPESVHDIQKEIKSWFINKSIGETHLHRAARLGFTDCVAYCLEKMEADPSSKDNAGFTPLHVASAMGHVRIARLLLQYGANVSAAAQGGIRPLHEACENFHVEIIRLLLAYGADPLLGTYAGQTPEELAEGTAAKLLRLHIADVQGRAVEPWRFPPPAEIIDREENGCDPLSSPPPASPPPPPDSMIEIQCTETPLPPFYSLRTATGQPADGLWCLLQDITNILQIKSKESLLKQIHCGSGSPKELLREIRTQEFLERAQCHQLLCAGEKVNVRASKVSLIRVTDKLRQLLKIETVLVS; encoded by the exons ATGGATGACAGTTTCAACAATGTGCTGGAAGGGACGCGTCAGTACTTTATGGGAATTCCGAAACAGGCGCAAGACGGTAACGGCCATCAAATGTGGCCTGGAGGTAATTCTACCGAAGAAGGGACTCCTGCACTGTCAGGAGCTCCGACACCAACATCACGACCACCATCTGCTGCCGCCGCTCCGCCATTAACATCGGCGTCGTCTTCTGTCGTCGCTCCACCACGTCCGCCTTCAGAACCTATTGAACCGGAAGCGCATATAATCCACAAAGCCACGGTGATGCGAGAAGCAGCGGAAAAACGTCGTGAGCAACCCGAAATTGAGGACGAAGAAGAAATAATGGGGGCGCTATCTCCACCGTCACATATTATTAGAAAGCCGACACATCATACGTTACCGTCGCCGGCACCAGCTCCTGCCGTGCCTAGTCCATCTCCAGCACGCCCAACTTCTGAGGCTCCTTTACTTCCTATGTCGGGACAAGATCAAATGGATCATTCGGCGCAGTATCGCCCTTCGGTACATCGTGTACAAACGCCGACGGCAAGATCTGCTGAACATTATACACCAGGCCGTACTCTTGATCATTATTCAGTGTCACGTCCTCCAGAGCCTTTTCCACGTTATCAATATGAACCAAATCTAAGTGAAAACGGTAGGAACTCCCATGGGCCTCCAATTGCTTCACCACAACCATCTGTGATGCAGCGACAAAGTCCACAAACATATGCGAGGATATCAAGCACTATGCCTCAACACACAATGAACCGCTACAACGAATCATCCAATCCTAATAATAACGCACAGCGTTATTCTTTACCTAACTCGCAGGCGCCTCCGCCGCATAACGATCGGGTTCCACCAATTCATCATCCACAACATTTGCCACCGACTAAGAGACTTACTACCATAGATAATCGTACCGGGCAAGTGTATTCATCTGTTCCACAACGCCGTGATTCGCCTTCTTTTACGCGTCAAACGGCACAGTATGAAAGGCACCCAAGTCTTCCTCAACGAAAATATGATCCACAACAAGCATATTCTGGTTATAGACCGACACCAACTGTGCCTGTACCTATACCCAATCGTAGGATAGACACACACCATCAGGTTACATATAAACATGGAGCTCTGGATGTTATGAACTCACACTATGCAGCAAAATCATTAGATCGAGTTCAATCTCAATCACAATTGCAACCTCATGAAGTACCTCGTTTACCTGCCCGAGGGGAATATATAAGCAAAGGCAGATCTGTAGATTCAAGAAATAATTACCATTATCCCACGCCGTCTACGTCCGCCGTTCGGTATGCTACAGTTCAAGCCGCTCAAAATAATTCATCATCACATTCTCAATCACAGCCTAGAACTTCATATCGGACAGCTGTAGCTCCAAAGACTAATTACGACTATTCAAATACAAACCATGTACAAATTTCACCGTCTCGATCTACGGCCAAACCGGGATATCCTAGTCAGCAGGCACGAATGACTGTATCTGTGACATCATTAGTAAATCAAATGAACCAGACAAAACAAAAGCGTGAGTCGCCGCTTGATTTATCTGTAAAGACTGTTAAAAACTCCGCGGACTCGTCCACGACTCAAGATGATGTGATCGATTCTGTATCTatgaaaaatgataatattccaATTCAAACAAGGCCGACGTCAAGCAGTCGGAACCCTTTGGTACCTGGCTACGTCGCTTCACACAAAGTCGATTTTGCACCTGATTTTGCTCAATATAGagaaagaaatattagccaAGGCTACAGCGCGCTTCATAACATTCACCATCCTCTGCGTTACAATGGAGCATACACTTCTCCAAGGCCAGTGGCTGATACTTATCCAGTTGAACCTCGCCATCAAATACATACGGAACATAAATATAACGGACCAGTAAGTGGTACCGAATATGTTCCACGTATTGATCTCACCACACAAGGCGGTGATGATCGTTATCCAGAGAGTAGAATCCGCGATGATCGTCAGTTAATTATTGAAGATCGAAAACGCCCCGCTGGAGCCATTGTAAGTAATATTCCCGAAAAAATTGTTCGTTATGAAACATGGACTTCGGATAGTCGGATAGACCATCACATGAATCAATCAGCACGAGAACAACGCGAGCTAATGAGCCAACCCGTGTATAGTTACGCAAGTCACAAACGATTTGAAGCCTATCAAAATGACCAAAAACGTTCGGCGAGTGCAAATTCATATCGTGAGCACCATTCTCACCCACGGTATTCTAGTAATGCTTATCCTGAAATAGTAAATAGGGAAACAAGTGATCAGACTGCTCATTATCATGATCGGATACCTTCCAGTAATAACCGTCACATTATACAAAAGATTCCGAGCCACAGAGATTTACATTCACATCACGTAGATTCTCATAATAGTATTCAACCTGctgataaaaaagttttaagtatattacGGAACAGCTTAGAGACAAAGCAAACGGGATATTTGGAATCAGCTAAATCTGCACGACAAATACCTGATCTCATTGTTATAGATGATGTAGATGATTCTGTGATAGAAATAACTGATATATCGACAGAAAATGAAGTGGATGCAACACTtaacagtaataatataaatactcttaATCAAAATACGCTTGGTTTTGGTAATCACATAAAAATGCCAAAAGCTGTTGACTCAATATCGCGTGATTCAGACTATCAAAAATTCGATAGTCCAGATTCAAAAAGGAAATCGCCTGAAAATGATGTGGCATCAAGAATACGTACAAAGGCTGAACTCAAAGTAATGCCACAGGAAAATGCCACAAAAATGGATACAAAAACACATTCGTTATCAAcagaaaatgataaaaataaaccacTTCCAAAATCGCAAAAACAACAtctttttaatcaaattcgcgAAGACAATCTTCGCCTAGAATCGgttattaaaaacgaaaaacCTATTGATATTGTTCCAGAGGTTAAAATTGAACCTATGaatattgatgaaattgaaaAGGATGCCGTGATACAAGTCAAATCTGAAAGTAttctagaaaatataaatttattggaaCATAACACTAGTAAAGAAGAATTTGATATAGATTGGGCTAATGCATGTGATAATTTTATGGAACAGCTTAAGACTGGGTGCCACAAGAAAAAAAACTGCAGAAAACGCACTAATACTTCAGACCAGGAAAGCGACCATAAAACAGAAGAACCACCAAAAGACGATGTCTCAGAATCTCAATCAGAAATGTTAGTAACGGATCTACCGTccataattgaaattaaaaaagagcCTATTGATGAGGATGAATTGAAATCCGAAAGTGAAAAGTGCGCGGTATCTCCCCAACCAGATACGTCAGCGAAGCCTAAACAAAAGGAAAGaccggaaaaaaataaaaatgataagaaAAATGACAACGACAAATgtaatagaattaaaataacttcaaaGAACAAACATAAATCTCCAAAAAAAGATTCTTCAGCAAGGTCCTTATCAATCAAAACAGAAGTTGTAGAAGAGGAACCAATAAAAAGTGATATTAAAGAAGAATTAGAATCTACAGATGACGATGaacctttaataaaaagtaaattgctAAAAGATAAacaacgaaatttaaaatatcaattattaaagGATCTTTCTGAAAAATCTGCTTATGTTAAACTCGAATGCTGTGACGAGCAGATGAATGCTAGTGTAAGAAGATCATTAGATTCAACTTCGAAAGAACAAGAGAAACAAAGTAAAGGCAAATCCACGCGTCAAGTTTCAAGATCTAAAGGAAAATCATTATCTATAGATAATATGAAGAAAGATAGAACCAATAATGATTCCAGCTCGGACAGTGATGATGCATTAAGCGTTGCTAGTAGACTTCGAGtgcgtaaaaatataaaaaccgaTGACAATAAAGGCAGCAGCAACCAGAAACATGTGAAATCTTCGCCGAAAAAAATGGATTCCAGCGGCAATAATTCACCGTTATTGCGTAAACCATTTGGAGATGGCTCTGACTTTTATCCCGGTTGGCAAGAGgagctatataaatataagcgaTCTTTGCGAATGCCAACTAGCCTCATAGCAATTCCAAGAGGTCGTTCAGGTGGTCCATTTCCTAAAGGTAGTGTACAATTTACAAGAGGGTCAACATCACTGCCAGATTTGGATCCTGTCCCACTATCTCCAGCTCCATCATCTGCACCTTCAGTAGCAACAGATGAGCTATACAGAAGACCAGACAAACACAATCTGGATAGTGACCTTGAATCAAATTCCAGTTGTTCAGCTGTTAATAAACTTCACTATGACTCGGAAGCATCGACTTCAACAGTCTTTTCAGCAGCAAAGAAAAAAAGTAGTTCTATCGTTGACGTCCTTATCCAAAAATGTGGAAAAAGAGAAGAGTCGAAAAAGAAGTTTAAGGGCAAAGATGACAAGACAGCAAAGATTATTCCGAAGACTTCGAATTTCGCCGAACTTTTACCCACGCCTAGCTTGGGTCTTGTGAAAAATGGGAATAAAGGAGGTTTAAGcgcaaaaaaagaaaaactaatgGAAGACATCTTTTACCTAGGTGCTTTTCGAAAAGAAACGGTCACTATGTTTAGAACGGCTTTTATTAAAGACACAGATGGATTGATAGGTGCTACCGAGGAATTTGCTCCAGTTGTGCTTAAATCGAGGACCAGAACAGAAAGTAGAGTTTTAAAACAACGAGCAACTATTAAAGAAGTTTTTGGCGATGACAGGCCGGCCTCAGCGCCACCGACTTCGTGTAGAGAAGATATTAATCAGGAAAATGAAGAAGAACTAcctattccaataaaaaaagaacctgAATTGAAgcctaaatttaaaactaaaaaaatggtGAAAGAAAAGTTAAAGCGTCGATCTAGTTCAATTAGGGACGGATTACGAAGCACTAagtcattaaaaacaaatgatgcGAAGGGAAGGTTAATGCGATTAAAGAAAAGGAATAGTTTATTGAAATCTTTTGCCCACAAAAGAAGAAAGGAAATGTCTAGTAGTAAGCTAAAAAAAGATGTTAATCCTACACTTAATGATAAAGAAAATAGTAAAGAAGAAGGAACTTCCCCGGGAACAACAGAAGGTAACACTAAAAGACGTTTAAAAAGACTGTTTGGACGGAGAAAATTTAGTTCCGGTTTTGACTAcataagaaaaaagaaaaagattatTCGACGTGAAAATAATGCTCCAAAAGTACGTCGATCAGCTCCTAAACCATGCCCCGAATCTGTACACGATATTCAGAAAGAAATTAAAAGTTGGTTTATAAACAAAAGCATTGGAGAGACGCATTTGCATCGCGCCGCAAGACTTGGTTTTACC GACTGTGTTGCATATTGTTTGGAAAAAATGGAAGCAGATCCATCGTCTAAAGACAATGCAGGTTTTACTCCGTTACACGTTGCTTCTGCGATGGGTCATGTAAGAATAGCTCGACTTCTACTTCAATATGGAGCTAATGTATCTGCGGCAGCACAGGGTGGTATAAG acCACTCCATGAAGCTTGTGAGAACTTCCACGTAGAAATTATAAGATTACTGCTTGCATATGGCGCAGATCCCCTCTTAGGGACATATGCCGGGCAGACACCTGAAGAATTAGCCGAAGGGACAGCAGCCAAGTTACTTCGATTACATATAGCCGATGTTCAGGGACGTGCTGTAGAACcttggagatttccaccaccaGCAGAAATTATCG aTCGCGAAGAAAATGGTTGCGATCCGTTGTCGTCACCCCCTCCCGCGTCTCCGCCTCCACCGCCGGACTCCATGATAGAGATCCAGTGTACTGAAACGCCGCTGCCGCCCTTCTACAGCCTTCGAACCGCGACGGGACAGCCGGCCGACGGCCTCTGGTGCTTGTTGCAAGACATAACGAATATTTTACAG ataaaatcAAAGGAGAGTTTACTAAAACAAATCCACTGCGGGTCGGGATCACCCAAGGAGCTGCTTCGGGAGATTCGCACCCAGGAATTCCTCGAGAGAGCGCAGTGCCATCAACTTCTGTGTGCTGGAGAAAAAGTGAATGTGCGCGCCTCGAAGGTCTCTCTCATACGCGTTACTGATAAACTGAGACAACTCTTGAAGATCGAAACTGTCCTTGTTAGCTGA